In Clostridia bacterium, the genomic window GGGCCAGGTCAACATATATAACAACGAGCTGGTGCCGGTAGCTCTGTTGGGAAATATCCGGGAAAGCACCATGTACAACAGCCGGGCTGTGGCCGAGCACCTGGCCACTACTGATCCGGCCAAAATGCAACAGCTGGAGAAAGATATTCAAGATCACTCCGCCCAGACTGACCAATGGGTGAAGCAGTATGGAGCTATCGAGATGAGTGCCCGAGAAAAGGAGCTGTGGGAAGAGTTTGTTTCGGCGCGCGAGCAGTATCACCCTTTACGCAAGAGGGTACTGGAACTGAGCCGGGCAGGGAACAAGGCTGAGGCTCTAAGGGCCAACCAGGAGGCAATTGGGGCCCGGGACCGCATGCTCAAAGCTGCGGATGACTTGGCGGCTCTCAGCCAGGCCTTGGCCGCAGAAATTCATCAGCAGGGCGAAAAGCAGTTTGGCAGCGCCCGCACCCTGTTCCTCGTCATCCTGGCTCTGTCCCTGGCCTTGGGCGTGACAGCCGCCATTTGGATTGGGCGGAGCATTAGCAAACCCCTCAAGGTACTTGAGCAGGCGGCCGGCGCGGTGGCCGGGGGCGACCTTACTCCCAGCTGGAATATTGCCAGCCGGGATGAAGTGGGCTCTCTGGCATCCTCTTTATCGGCCATGCTGGCAAGCCTGAGAACGCTGGTTGGGCAGATTCACGATTCCTCCAAGAACCTGGCGGCGGCCGCCGAAGAGCTGAGCGCTGCGGCCGAACAGAGTACCCAGGCTACCACTGAGGTGGCCCAAACAGCCCAGGAGCTTTCCGCGGGAGCCGAACGCCAAAACCAGAGCGTACAGGATACCATGGCTGCTATCGAGCAGGCCTCAGCCGGAATCGAAGAGATTGCTGCCACTGCCCAGGAGGTGGTTGCCTCAGCCAGTGAAGCGGCCAAGGTGGCCAAAGAGGGGCGCCAGTCTATGGACCGGGCGGTGACCGAGATGGCGCGCATCCGGGAGACCGTGGAGGGAGTCTCGGCCACCGTCCACAGCCTTGGACAGCGCTCTGCCACGATCGGTCAAATTACCGATCTCATTACCGACATTGCCGACCAGACCAACCTCTTGGCCCTTAATGCCGCCATTGAGGCTGCCAGGGCCGGCGAGCAGGGACGGGGTTTTGCAGTGGTGGCTGAAGAGGTGAGGAAGCTGGCCGAGCAAGCGGAAAAGGCAGCCCAAGAGATTTCGAGCCTCATCAGTCAGGTTCAGGATGATACCCTGAAGGCAGTGCAGGCTATGGAGGAAAGCCTTGAAGTTGTAAAGACGGGCAGTCAGGTCATCACCAGTGGCGGCAAGGCGTTTACCCAAATTGAAGGCATGGTTAACGAGGTGTCCCAGCGGGTTCAGCAGGTATCGGCTTCCACTCAGGAGATGGCCAAGGGCAGCGAGGAAATGGTACGGGCAGTTAAGACAATCAGCGAAGTTGCCGAACAGGTGGCGCAGGCGGCCCAGGAAGTGGCTTCTGGCAACGAGGAGCAGTCAGCTTCGGTAGAAGAGGTATCGGCATCAGCGGATTCCCTGTCGAAACTGGCGCAGGAGCTTCATGGGGTAATTTCTAAGTTCAAGCTGGCTTAGGGGTTCGCTTTTCCAAGCTATGCTTTGGAATCTACTCGCTGCGTAGTTCATGAGCCCCGGTCCGCTTCAGGGGGGCCGGGGCTTTTTATTGCCGCCTATGTTTGCCATCTTCTGACATGCGCTTCCTCCGGAAAGAGCCCAAAATTCGCGCTCTGAAGGCCCTATCTGCCCGGGCGAGGGAGGGTTTCTTGCCAACCCGGAGATCGCCGCTTACCCGCTTATTTCTGGCCGTATTTTCGGTGCCCAAGCATTGTGTCCCGGCCTTCCTTTTTGGCTACGAGCGCTAGCACAGGTAGCATGGAATATGGTTTGGCAAGGGAGTTCAGACGGGAAGAAACACCTCCAGGACTTTGTCGGGGCGCTTTCTCTGGTTGGTGTAGACTTGTTTAGCCTCCAGATCCACTAGGACCATGTGCACCTCCCAGGATCGCCCCAGCCTCCAGCGCGAGCCGCCCGCAAGGCGAATCCCCTCCACTCGCTCCCGTACCCGCGAAGCCAGTCGCCAAGGAGAAACCAGCACCCCGGTAACAATGAGGTGACGGCCAGTCCCGGGATCCTCCAGCAGACCCCCCACCACGCTGCGCAGGTAGCGGGCAAAGGAGTCGACATAGTGGTGGGACATCTCCGCCCCTACCCAGCGCACTAGCAGGTACTCCCGCGACCAAGTGCGCCGGGTGCGGCTATCGCCTACAATGCCTGCTCGAGAACGACCAAAAAGGTCGATTTCAAAACCGTAGAGAACCAGGTTGTACTTGAGCTCGTAGTGCTTCTCGTAGCGATGGGCCAAAAGCTCTATATATTCCTTGCGATTCAGCATCAAATTCGGCTCCCAACCAACCCCAAAATCAACCCTGAGGCTTCGAAGGCGCAAGCAAACCGCCCATACTTACCGATTTTACTTTAATTTAACGGAATTCTTGGCACAAGCCCCCGGCTCCCAGCGGTCGAATTTGCGGACTGAAAAGTAGTACTTGCGCCCCAATGGCAAAGGCCATATTCCTTGGCCAGGCGGGCATACTAATCTCATAAGAGCGCCATTCCCAAGCCCAAATCTATGCCCAATAGACCGGAAGGGAGCTAGGTCGGTAATTGTCCCGAGAAAACCGCCTTCGGCTAATACGCAAAATCGAAAGCCTGCGCCAGTCGGCAGTAATCGCTTACATCACTGGGGATAGGGAAAACGTAGGCACCCGGGTGGCACCGGATATCATCCGCATTTTCCATCAGCACCTGGAAGCCTTGGGGACCAAACCGCGAATCGATCTTTTCCTTTACACCCGGGGTGGAGATGTGCTCACCCCTTGGCGGCTGGTCAATCTGATCCGAGAGTATACCGATTACTTTTCGGTACTGGTGCCTTTCCGCGCTTATAGCGCCGGCACCCTCATCTGCCTAGGCGCCAACGAAATCGTGATGGGGAAAATGGGAGAGCTCGGCCCCATCGACCCCAGCGTAGCCAATGCCTTCAACCCCCAGGACCCGGTTAACCCCCAAGCGCGTATCCCGGTCAGCGTGGAAGACGTCTCTTCCTATCTTGCCCTAGCCCGAGAAAAGGCCCAACTGAGCGGTCCGGAGCTGGCGGAGGCCTTTGTTGTTTTGGCCGAAAAGGTGCATCCCCTAGCCCTAGGCAACGTCCACCGCAATTATGCCCTGATCCGCTCCCTAGCCTATAGGCTGCTCCGCCTCCATTACCCGCCCGAGAAAGAGGGTCTCATGGCCGAGATCGTGAACAGCCTCACCGAAAGGCTTTATTCCCATAACCACATGATTTCGCGGCGGGAAGCCCGGGATGATATTCATCTCCACGTCACTTATCCCGACGCTGAATTGGAAAAGGTCCTGAACAAGCTCTACACCGATTACGAGGCCGACCTGCAGCTATTGGAGCCCTTTAATCCCGCCCTGCTTCTGACCCCCAACCAGGCTCAAGTAGATTTTGAAGTCAGTGGCGGGATAATTGAAAGCTCGGCTCGATTGGACTCCTTCGTGTTTAACGGGACCGTCAGCCGCAGTATGGGCCCAGACGGTCTCCCTAAGGTCAACGTAGAAATGACTTCCCAATGTTGGAAGCGACTAGTTTAAGGGAAAGCAATGAGTGGAGGGATAAAATGGCAAAGGTATACCGGCGGATCAAGGGCACGCGGCCCAAAGCCCTAAAAAGGAGTGCCAGGTACTTGGTGTTTTCTCAAGGTTCGGGGTATGTAGCCACCGATTATCGGTTCCCCTGTCGGCCGCTAGCGGCTCCAGCCTCGCCGCCCTTAATCCTCATCGATACTTCTAACCCTAGTAGCGCCCAGGATCCGCCCTAAACAGCTCAAAACAGCCAAACGGCGCCGTTTACCTGGCCCCGAGGCCACCACATCGCCGTTGGTCTCGGAAAGCTCAATTCGGGGTTGGGTTCCATAAACTGGTAGGCATGAAACTTCCTGCCGCGGAAATAATGGATGAGGAAATCATCTGGTTCATCAAAGGAGGATCTGCATGCAGGTAACAGTAGATCAAGATCTCTGCATCGCTTGCGGGGACTGTATTGACGTCTGCCCGGAAGTATTTGATTGGAACGAAGAGGGCCTTTCCCATGTGATAGTGGACACCGTTCCCGAAGATGTGGAGGATGAATGCCGGGAAGCGGTGGAATCTTGCCCCACCGAAGCCATCAAAGAGGTCGGTTAGGGCAACGCAAAGCAGGCACTTCCAACCCGACGGCGAGCTGGTCTTGGTAGGCCAGTTAGGGCATCAAAGCAGGCAACGCCGGATCAGCTCGCGAAGGGAACTGGGCGAGGGCAGGCGGTAGCAAGCAGCGGTTGGGCGCTGGGCTTCGCCGATGTAGATGGTAACGGCCTCCCGATGCTGGCTGAGGGCCTGGAAGGCATCTTCATCGGTGATGTCATCGCCGGCATAGAGGATCATGGTTCCCGGGTGGAGTCTCCCCGGCCAAGCTGCCACCAGCCGCGTTACCGCTTGACCCTTATTCATCCCCCGGGGCCGCACCTCGACCATCTTCTTGCCCCTGAGAATCTCCAGATCCCACTTTTCCAAAAAATCTCCCGCCCAGGCCAGAAACTGAGGCACTACTCTGGCTACCTCAGCTGGGCTCGCCCCCCGGTAGTGGAGGGCTAAAGCTATACCCTTATCCTCCAGGAAAAACCCAGGTGGCTGCCTAAGCATTCTAAGCAGCTCTCGGGTTTTGCTGGCCAAGCCGCGCAAGGCCAAGTTTACCACCCTCTGGTCGTCCAGATAGCTCACATACTTACCCTCTGGGGTAATGGCCTCGCCACCGTGCAGGCCCACCAGGTACAAATTGAGGCCGGCAAAAAACTCGGCCAGCTCCCTCACTCGCCGGCCGCTAATGATACCCACCGTATAGCTGGGCCTAGCCGCTAGCTGCCCCAAAAAGCTTAATAAATCTTCATCCGGCCGGGCCCAGGCCGGATGGGAGACGATGGGCACCAGAGTGCCGTCATAATCAAAAAGTAGTAGAGCTCGAGGGGATTTCCTCAAGCTCATAAGCCTAGACTCTAGGCTCTCTCCTCCTACCTTATCGCCCATCTGCTACTTTTGCACCCTCTCCCACAAGCTACCATGGTCTTGGGCTTTTACTCCAGCAATTTGCCAACCGGCCTGGCATCAGCCGGCCTGGCGTCGGGCCCAAGCTGGGCCTCGCTCAGGGGGCCAGCAATAATGGGGAGGCTGACACTGGTCTCGTAAAAGGCCTTAAGAAAAGTGCCTAGCCACCAATGCACATCGTGGCTCTTAATCTTCTTCCGCAAGGCAGCCAGGCGCCGCTGTTGCTCGTCCAGCGGCATAGTCAGGGCCCGCCGGACCGCCTCTCGGATCTCGTCCGGACAGTAAGGATTTACCAATAGCGCCTCCTCTAGCTCTTCCGCCGCCCCGGCAAAGCGGGATAGAACCAAGACGCCGCTATCCTTCCGCGAGGCTATGTATTCCTTGGCCACCAGGTTTAAGCCATCGCGGAGGGGAGTCACTAAGGCCACATCGGCCATGGCATAGTAAGCGCACAAGTCCTCCCGCCCCAACGGGCGCTCAATATAGTAAATAGGAAGCCAGCCCAGGGTTCCAAAGCGCCCATTTATCCGCGCCACTTGGCGCTCAATCTCGGCCCGCAGGTTGTCGTAAGTATCTAGGCCCGAGCGGGTAGGCACCCCCACCTGCACCAGGCTGGCCTTGCCCCGGTATTCGGGATACTTTTCCCAGAGCGCTTCCATGGCCAAGAGCCGCTCCACTATGCCCTTGGTATAATCCAGCCTCTCCACTCCCAGGATGATCTGCTCAGCCCCTATCGCTTCCCGAGCCTGGCTAGCTTTGGTCCTGACGGTTTGGCTCCGGGCCAACTGATCAAAGACGCTAAACTCGATGCCGATGGGTACCGCCATCACCTTAGTAACGTGGCCCTTGTAGCTGACCGTATTTTCCTCCCAGTCCACCCGGGCTCCTAGGATGGATTTACAGCTGGCCAGGAAGTTGGTGGCATAGCGCTCCAGGTGAAACCCAATTAAGTTGGAGCCCAATAGGCCTTCCAAGAGCTCATCGGCCCAGGGCAGGAGCTGGAAAACCTCTTCCTGGGGGAAAGGGATGTGCCAATAAAAGGCAATCCGTTGTCGAGAAACCGTTTGCCGCAGGATGCCGGGAAGCAAGGCTAGATGGTAATCGTGCACCCACACCCAATCTAGGGGTGAGGCTTCATCCAGTACCGCCCAGGCAAATTTCTGGTTCACCTTGCGGTAGCCTTCCCAATCGCGGGAACGAAACTTGCACTTGTCCACAAAATAGTGGCATAAAGGCCATAAGGCCCCGTTGGCTACCCCGTGATAGTAGCTTTCGATTTCCTCTGAGCTTAGGCTAATGCCGCGAAGGGAAAGAAACTCGCTTACGGCCTGGCGGGTCACCCCGCTGGTATCAGAGGCTTGGCCATCCCAAGCCACCCAAACTCCTCCCACAGAATTGATCAACGGCTCCACGGCTGAGACTAGCCCGCTAACCGCTTGCGCCGGGCGATCCGAACCTTTGGCCGCCAATGTGGCGGGTCCCCGGTTAGAAACTAGAATCAGCTTTCCTTTCTCCCCGCTTCTGGAGCCCGCTGGTCTCCTCAGGTGCTTACGTCCATCCAAGTTACCCACCTCCCGATCGCTCAAGACGCCGCTAGCAACGCTCGGTTAAGCCTCGATGGTCACGCGCACTGGTCCTTCGCGGCGCAAGACATTGCAGTAAATCTTGCCTCGGCTCTGACCAAACTCCAGATCTACCTTGGCCTTGCCCACCTGGAGATCGCGAAGATGAAGCTCGTTCACCCCTCGGGGCAGCAAAGGAGTCTGGATATGGATCCCCTCCCCGTTGACCTCAAGCCCCAGCATGCTCTGCAAGAGCAGAATATTGCTTCCCACCGCCCATGCCTGGGGATCGCAGGCGGTAGGGTAGTGCACTGGCCCGCCAAGGAAGCGCCGGGTAAACCCGCAAAACAGTTCCGGTAGCCGGAAGTAAGTGAAGCTAAAAGCAGCTTCCCACAGCCCGTTAGCCAGTTTCTCCATCAGTTCCAGATGCCCGTATCTTCTTAAGCCCCGGGCAATGATAGCGTTGTCATGGGGCCAAACTGACCCGTTGTGGTAGCTCATGGGGTTATAGGCTTTCTCCCGCTTACTCATGGTGCGGATCCCCCACCCCGAATACATATCCGGCTCAAATAGCCGCCGCGCTACCCTCTCCGCATGATAATCCGGTAAAACCCCGGTAAAAAGGCAATGGCCTGGATTGGAAACGGTAGTGCTAATTTGGCGTTTATTGCCATCCAAGGCAAAGGCCATATAACCCAGGTTATCCAACCAGAAATCCCGCAGGAATTGTTGCTTAAGCTTTTGACTATCCTGCCACCAGCGCTCCGCTTCTTCAAACCGCCCCAAGGCACCCAAAAGCTCTGAGGCCCTTTGCATGGCTAGGTACAAGTAAGCCTGAACTTCCACCAAAGCTATGGGCGGCGAAGGCAGATACCCTTCAGGGGTTACCACTGCATCCCAGGAATCCTTCCAGCCTTGGTTGTCGAGTCCAATTGGCCCTTCGCGCTTGTATTCAACATAGCCATCGCCATCCAGATCCCCATAGTATCGGCACCACGCCAGCGCTTTGTGGAGGGGCCCCTCCAGCTCCCGGACCAATTCCAAGTCGCGGGTCCAGCGATAGGTTTCCCCTAAAACGATAATGAACCAGAGAGTGGAGTCGGCAGAGCCGTAGTAGGGGGTGCCCAGCACTTCTCCGCAGGCCGCCATCTCCCCAAACCTAAGCTCATGTAAAATTTTCCCTGGCTTTTCCTCCCGCAACGGGTCATCGCGTTGGCCCTGGAACTGGGCCAAGAACCTCAAGCTCTGCCGGGCCAGATCCGGATTCACCATTAGGGTCTCCCAGGAGGTAATCATGGCATCCCGCCCGAAGGGGGCGGCAAACCAAGGCACCCCTGCTTCTACGATGGACCCTAAACCGTCATACTCCGCACGTAAGGAATACAGGTCGGTAATATTTTGGTCAAACATGCGATTGAAGATCTCGTGATCACAACTAATGCTGGTACAGCTCCGCCTCCAAGCTCGATAGCTTCGGGCTTGCGCCAAGGCAGCCTCGCTAAAGGCAACGTCCAGATTGGTGCGGGAGCGGGCTTGTTCATATTCCCGGCCATAAAAAGGGCTTACCCTCAGGTTTAGATAGATCTTCTTTTGCGGGGGAAGAAAAATCCGGTATTCGGCAACTCCCAGTCCCTCCTCAATCCTTAAGCTCTGCGGCGCCGGGTCAAATTCGATCTGGGTCCGCCGCTCTACTCCGTCCAGCCCTCGGTAGCCAAAAGTAATGGCCGACGGCGACAGTTGTGGCGGCAGGTACTCCCCTCGCCTCTTTCTCTGGGTGCCCCGAATTTCAAAGATATCGCGGTAGTCAGCTCCCATCACCATCCGGAAAATCGCGGTTACCGGGTAAGGGTTAAAGTTAATCAACCGGCAGCGCTGCAATAGATCCCGCTTTAGCACCCTGAGGAGCCGCACATGCAAGCTCTGGATAGGCAAGCTTTCGCCGCTCTCCAAAACCATTTCCTCATTGGTAAACTCCTCCTGAACAAAGTGGCTCTCCCGAGTGCTGGAGGATAAGAGCACCGGCTTGGTCCGCTCAATGTAGAATTCAAAGCTGCTGAGGTAACGGGTATCCCGGTAATATAATCCTAATCCTCCTAGATTTCCCACCGGGACCGAACCGTTGACCAAGGAAATGAAGAAGGTCTGACCTTCTTTTAGAACCTCTGTTCGAATTGGGAGATCTTTAGGCGTAATCCTCAGGTCTTCCATGTCCACTAGCTGCTCTACCGGCACTAGGTTGCCACTCCTTGATGCAATGAGTTCTAGTTATGTCAAGTTATGTAAACCCGGCTTCGGTAAACCCGGTCTCAGATCGAGCCAAAGATACGGCTCTAGGAGCCCAATCCAATACCCGCTGGTAAAACTCTACCGTCTCTGAAGCCATTCGGGCTACGGTAAAGCGCTCCAGCACCAGCTTGCGACCCCTTTGGCCCATGGCCCGGGCCAGGTCGGGGTGAAGCAAGAGCTCTTCTATGGCCCTAGCTAAAGCCTGGCTATCGTCCTTGGGTATCACCAGACCGTTATAGCCATCGGTAATGATCTCCGGCATCCCTCCGGCCCGACTGGCGATCATAGGCTTGCCGGCTGCCTGCGCTTCCAAAAGAGCCAGCCCAAACGGCTCTTCAAAGCAGGAAGGGTAAATGCAGATTTCTGCCGCCTGGTAAAAGCGAGGCATTTCGTCCCAGGGAATAAAATGTACATATACGTAGTCTTTCAGCCCTAGCTCCTCAATTAATGAGGATACATACCTCACTTCCGACGCGTGTTCCCTCTCCCAGTCCACCGCCTGCTCGGTGCCTGCCAGCAGCAGTAGGACATTGGGGAACTGGCGGATGACCGACTTTAAGGCCTGGACGCTCAAATGGCTACCCTTTTCCAGGCGCATCCTGGCCGGATGGAACACTACCCTTCGCCCCGCCAGGAGCTCCGGCGGCAGGCCCGGCAGGAAATGATCCGATCCAGGCTCAGAGGGAGTAAACTGAGTAGCATCAATGCCGTGGTAAATTACGGTAATGCGCTCGGCCGGATAGCCGCTGGCAATCAAGGCCCCCTTGATATAATTGCTGACTGCGATTACCCCATCCCAGATATCTATATAGCTGAGCAACGCTTCCCAAGTAGCATCCGCCCAGACATTGTGCGCCGTCAGCACCAGGGGAAAACCTTTTTTCTTTTTCAATGTGGCCAACGCTTGGGCATGGGTTGGGCTAAAATAGTGGAAATTGTGGGCATGGACAATATCGGGATTAACCTCATCCAGGAACTGCTCAATCAGCTCCTCAATCTCAGCTGACCGCCTGGCTATATCGGCCGAGCTCAAGTAGTTTAGGTCAATTAAAGGGCTACGCCAGATGTCCATGCCCCGCCACTGCAGCCTCTCGACCAGCTGCTGATTCCCATCTGGCCCGGGGGACCCATCCGGCCCAGGTGGCCCATCCGGCCCAGGTGGCCCATCCGGCCAGCTTCGCCCACCTGCACCTGCCGGTCCCAATCTTTGGCCGGCACTATGCTTTTCTGGCCATCCCCGCCCTTGATCGGACCTGGCCTCAAACCCCGCAGGAGCCAGCCCTTTCGATGCCCCCGCCCAGGAGGCATTATTGGACCGGGTGGGATCCAGGCCGGTCAAGAGACTAACCTGGTGGCCTTCCCTCACCAGCTCCGGCCCTAGCAGGGCCAAATGACTCTCTACTCCTCCGATAGTCGGGGGAAAGGCCCAGTGCAACATCGCCACACGCACCCACTCACACCCCCGTTCATCGGTAGACATGAAAACCTACCGGATGCCGATAGGTTACTAGGAGTTCGAACCAAGCCGTATATTGCTTCAAACGCAAATAGTATAGCATATTTTTATAGGCGGGAAAACTGGCAGAATTCGCCGAAGGGAGCCAAGCTGACCATAATTAGCGGCCTAGGTGCCACTTTCCTTTCCTTTCCACAAATTCTCGCGCCAACTTATGTTCGTAGGTTAGGTTGGAGGATAGGGATAAGCTATTCCCGCGAAAAGGATGCTTTATTTGGCCTGATATTGTCTTGGCCTCCCACCCTGGCTCATGTACGATCGGTGTACCTTGCTCATCAAGAATCTCATTGAACTCAAAGTAATCAACGCCCAGCATATCCGCGCATTGCCTCAGGGTCATTCTTCCCTCGCGATAAGCTTGTACAGCCTCTTTCTTATTGATCTCGCGAAGGGCTATGGATATCAGCTGTTGGATGGCGGCCGAGCGATCGAATAAAATCTCGCTGCCGCGGAACTAAGACGGTTAGGCATCGGCATAACCTCGGTTAATCCCGACCTCCACCACTTCCTGGTATACTTCTTGCGGGCAGATTATCAACCCCGGCAGTTGCTTCAGCAAATGAAGCCTGCTTATTTTTGCAAGGGAGACCAAAAAAGAAGAGTCTAAAACGTATTTGGGCAATCATCGCACCCGCTCTTAAGGTATATAGCCTCGGGCCTACACTGGAACCATTGGTATTAGTGAAAAAGCAGCACTTTCAATTTCTCAGGGCTTTACCTGTCCGGATTCTTACCTGCCAAACTGTTTAACCGCGATTTCCCGGTAAGCCTCACGCAGCGCCCTTGCAACCGGTCCCGGCGCCCCGTTGCCGATAGCCACCCCGTCCAAGGCGATGAGCGGCATTACCTCAAGTAGGGAGTTGGTCAGAAAAGCCTCCCTGGCTTTCAAAAAGTCTTGGGGAAAAACTGGCTGTTCGGAAACCGAGAAGCCAAGTTTACTCGCCAGCATGATTATCCATTCCCGGGTGATCCCGGGCAAAAGCCCGCTCTCCGGTGGGGGTGTGACAATTCGCCAGTCCCCCAGAACTAGGAAGACGTTGCTAATGGTTCCCTCCGTCACTTCTCCCATGAGGTTTAAAAAGATCCCCTCGTCAGCCCCGGCTGCGGCAGCCTCCTGCTTCCCAAGCAGGTTCTCCAGGTAGTTCAGGGATTTCAATCCGACTAGGGGAGACAACTGGTTGCGAGGGAAACTTACGGTTACCGCTTTAAAGCCCCGCTCGTAAGCATCCGGGGAGTATGGTTCTCCGATACTGGCGGTGATCACCACGGTCGGCTTGCCCTGGGGAGCCAGCAGTCCCCGGGGTACCTTACCGCGGGTCACCGTTACCCTGAGGCTCCCGTCAGTAGGGCCAAAGGTTCCAAGGATCCGATCCATCCCCTCTGTAACCAACTGGACGGGACAAGGCATCTGCAAACGTTCACATCCGGCTGCTAGCCTGGCTAGATGCCGCTGCCAGACAAAAGGCCTGCCCTGGTAGACCCTGACAGTCTCGAAAAGACCGTCACCGTAAAGAAATCCCCTCTCCTGGAC contains:
- a CDS encoding methyl-accepting chemotaxis protein is translated as MHRWFSDLKVFTKILILALVLLSLNAATGVYCWRTMASLHQGQVNIYNNELVPVALLGNIRESTMYNSRAVAEHLATTDPAKMQQLEKDIQDHSAQTDQWVKQYGAIEMSAREKELWEEFVSAREQYHPLRKRVLELSRAGNKAEALRANQEAIGARDRMLKAADDLAALSQALAAEIHQQGEKQFGSARTLFLVILALSLALGVTAAIWIGRSISKPLKVLEQAAGAVAGGDLTPSWNIASRDEVGSLASSLSAMLASLRTLVGQIHDSSKNLAAAAEELSAAAEQSTQATTEVAQTAQELSAGAERQNQSVQDTMAAIEQASAGIEEIAATAQEVVASASEAAKVAKEGRQSMDRAVTEMARIRETVEGVSATVHSLGQRSATIGQITDLITDIADQTNLLALNAAIEAARAGEQGRGFAVVAEEVRKLAEQAEKAAQEISSLISQVQDDTLKAVQAMEESLEVVKTGSQVITSGGKAFTQIEGMVNEVSQRVQQVSASTQEMAKGSEEMVRAVKTISEVAEQVAQAAQEVASGNEEQSASVEEVSASADSLSKLAQELHGVISKFKLA
- a CDS encoding ferredoxin, with protein sequence MQVTVDQDLCIACGDCIDVCPEVFDWNEEGLSHVIVDTVPEDVEDECREAVESCPTEAIKEVG
- the otsB gene encoding trehalose-phosphatase codes for the protein MGDKVGGESLESRLMSLRKSPRALLLFDYDGTLVPIVSHPAWARPDEDLLSFLGQLAARPSYTVGIISGRRVRELAEFFAGLNLYLVGLHGGEAITPEGKYVSYLDDQRVVNLALRGLASKTRELLRMLRQPPGFFLEDKGIALALHYRGASPAEVARVVPQFLAWAGDFLEKWDLEILRGKKMVEVRPRGMNKGQAVTRLVAAWPGRLHPGTMILYAGDDITDEDAFQALSQHREAVTIYIGEAQRPTAACYRLPSPSSLRELIRRCLL
- a CDS encoding trehalose-6-phosphate synthase — its product is MDGRKHLRRPAGSRSGEKGKLILVSNRGPATLAAKGSDRPAQAVSGLVSAVEPLINSVGGVWVAWDGQASDTSGVTRQAVSEFLSLRGISLSSEEIESYYHGVANGALWPLCHYFVDKCKFRSRDWEGYRKVNQKFAWAVLDEASPLDWVWVHDYHLALLPGILRQTVSRQRIAFYWHIPFPQEEVFQLLPWADELLEGLLGSNLIGFHLERYATNFLASCKSILGARVDWEENTVSYKGHVTKVMAVPIGIEFSVFDQLARSQTVRTKASQAREAIGAEQIILGVERLDYTKGIVERLLAMEALWEKYPEYRGKASLVQVGVPTRSGLDTYDNLRAEIERQVARINGRFGTLGWLPIYYIERPLGREDLCAYYAMADVALVTPLRDGLNLVAKEYIASRKDSGVLVLSRFAGAAEELEEALLVNPYCPDEIREAVRRALTMPLDEQQRRLAALRKKIKSHDVHWWLGTFLKAFYETSVSLPIIAGPLSEAQLGPDARPADARPVGKLLE
- a CDS encoding amylo-alpha-1,6-glucosidase yields the protein MEDLRITPKDLPIRTEVLKEGQTFFISLVNGSVPVGNLGGLGLYYRDTRYLSSFEFYIERTKPVLLSSSTRESHFVQEEFTNEEMVLESGESLPIQSLHVRLLRVLKRDLLQRCRLINFNPYPVTAIFRMVMGADYRDIFEIRGTQRKRRGEYLPPQLSPSAITFGYRGLDGVERRTQIEFDPAPQSLRIEEGLGVAEYRIFLPPQKKIYLNLRVSPFYGREYEQARSRTNLDVAFSEAALAQARSYRAWRRSCTSISCDHEIFNRMFDQNITDLYSLRAEYDGLGSIVEAGVPWFAAPFGRDAMITSWETLMVNPDLARQSLRFLAQFQGQRDDPLREEKPGKILHELRFGEMAACGEVLGTPYYGSADSTLWFIIVLGETYRWTRDLELVRELEGPLHKALAWCRYYGDLDGDGYVEYKREGPIGLDNQGWKDSWDAVVTPEGYLPSPPIALVEVQAYLYLAMQRASELLGALGRFEEAERWWQDSQKLKQQFLRDFWLDNLGYMAFALDGNKRQISTTVSNPGHCLFTGVLPDYHAERVARRLFEPDMYSGWGIRTMSKREKAYNPMSYHNGSVWPHDNAIIARGLRRYGHLELMEKLANGLWEAAFSFTYFRLPELFCGFTRRFLGGPVHYPTACDPQAWAVGSNILLLQSMLGLEVNGEGIHIQTPLLPRGVNELHLRDLQVGKAKVDLEFGQSRGKIYCNVLRREGPVRVTIEA
- a CDS encoding glycosyltransferase family 4 protein, translating into MRVAMLHWAFPPTIGGVESHLALLGPELVREGHQVSLLTGLDPTRSNNASWAGASKGLAPAGFEARSDQGRGWPEKHSAGQRLGPAGAGGRSWPDGPPGPDGPPGPDGSPGPDGNQQLVERLQWRGMDIWRSPLIDLNYLSSADIARRSAEIEELIEQFLDEVNPDIVHAHNFHYFSPTHAQALATLKKKKGFPLVLTAHNVWADATWEALLSYIDIWDGVIAVSNYIKGALIASGYPAERITVIYHGIDATQFTPSEPGSDHFLPGLPPELLAGRRVVFHPARMRLEKGSHLSVQALKSVIRQFPNVLLLLAGTEQAVDWEREHASEVRYVSSLIEELGLKDYVYVHFIPWDEMPRFYQAAEICIYPSCFEEPFGLALLEAQAAGKPMIASRAGGMPEIITDGYNGLVIPKDDSQALARAIEELLLHPDLARAMGQRGRKLVLERFTVARMASETVEFYQRVLDWAPRAVSLARSETGFTEAGFT
- a CDS encoding UPF0175 family protein, with amino-acid sequence MLFDRSAAIQQLISIALREINKKEAVQAYREGRMTLRQCADMLGVDYFEFNEILDEQGTPIVHEPGWEAKTISGQIKHPFRGNSLSLSSNLTYEHKLAREFVERKGKWHLGR
- a CDS encoding aminotransferase class IV, coding for MSGIAWVNERIIDEEEPCLSVQERGFLYGDGLFETVRVYQGRPFVWQRHLARLAAGCERLQMPCPVQLVTEGMDRILGTFGPTDGSLRVTVTRGKVPRGLLAPQGKPTVVITASIGEPYSPDAYERGFKAVTVSFPRNQLSPLVGLKSLNYLENLLGKQEAAAAGADEGIFLNLMGEVTEGTISNVFLVLGDWRIVTPPPESGLLPGITREWIIMLASKLGFSVSEQPVFPQDFLKAREAFLTNSLLEVMPLIALDGVAIGNGAPGPVARALREAYREIAVKQFGR